In Erigeron canadensis isolate Cc75 chromosome 1, C_canadensis_v1, whole genome shotgun sequence, a single window of DNA contains:
- the LOC122585059 gene encoding inositol phosphorylceramide glucuronosyltransferase 1-like translates to MKLRRLGFGLVGLLLLLLNEIIVEGAPAGSSKEEEEAYVTLLYGDEFVLGVRVLGKSLRNTKTTRVMVVLVSDGVSNYAKNLLKADGWIVTPISLLNNPNQVRPTRFWGVYTKLKIFNMTDYKKVVYLDADTIVVKNIDDLFKCGKFCANLKHSERLNSGVMVVEPSEELFKDMVSKVTTMYSYTGGDQGFLNSYYTGFESARVFDPKISAEVVNSKPVPDMERLSTLYNADVGLYMLANKWMVDAKELRVIHYTLGPLKPWDWWTSWLVKPVDVWQDIRDQLEETLPGTGGGRNPHDEFLVRFLFLLPVFTLLFCYYRSFLQTRSLCDHARHIYYKFRSGGSLSYSAVSSSTINSSPQFSNGAYAKVPAFLGGVSIFFCFLSAVVALALGGSVVPRQVKPWTGLLLVYEWTFTAFFLLFGGYLHLIYKWGKMVASQGGSSRPGSIDYDSEKGHQRQASCDAATWYYGLGMAVLAIATPAVPCIMGITALFSRLGLMVVGGLIFSAFLTYASEHLAIRSFVRGLEDRDTSRTRNSCFLC, encoded by the exons atgaaattgaggagattagggtttgggttagtaggattattattattattattaaatgagATAATTGTGGAAGGAGCTCCAGCTGGATcatcaaaagaagaagaagaagcataTGTGACACTTTTATATGGTGATGAATTTGTACTTGGAGTTCGTGTGTTAGGCAAGTCTCTCCGTAACACTAAAACGACTCGAGTTATGGTCGTTTTGGTCTCCGATGGCGTTTCAAATTACGCTAAGAACCTCCTTAAG GCTGATGGCTGGATTGTGACACCAATCAGTCTATTGAACAACCCTAATCAAGTTCGACCGACAAGGTTTTGGGGTGTTTACACGAAGCTCAAAATATTTAACATGACTGATTACAAGAAAG TGGTGTACCTTGATGCTGATACAATTGTGGTTAAGAACATCGATGATTTATTCAAATGCGGAAAATTTTGTGCCAACTTAAAGCATTCAGAGAGGCTGAATTCGGGTGTTATGGTGGTTGAACCATCTGAAGAGCTATTCAAGGATATGGTTAGCAAAGTGACGACAATGTATTCTTATACTGGAG gtGACCAGGGTTTTCTTAACTCCTATTATACTGGATTTGAGAGTGCACGCGTGTTTGATCCTAAAATATCTGCCGAAGTAGTGAACTCTAAACCAGTTCCAGATATGGAAAGACTTTCTACTCTTTATAATGCAGATGTTGGACTTTACATGCTTGCAAACAAG TGGATGGTAGATGCAAAAGAACTCCGTGTTATTCATTATACACTTGGCCCTCTTAAACCATGGGATTGGTGGACTTCATGGCTTGTGAAACCTGTGGACGTTTGGCAG GATATTAGAGATCAACTAGAGGAAACTCTTCCAGGAACCGGAGGAGGCAGAAATCCTCACGATGAATTTCTAGTCAGATTTCTTTTCCTGCTACCAGTATTCACTTTACTTTTCTGTTACTACCGGTCTTTTCTTCAG ACCCGTTCTCTATGTGATCATGCCCGACACATATACTACAAATTTAGGTCAGGAGGTTCTCTTTCATATTCTGCAGTATCTTCATCTACCATCAACTCTAGTCCACAG TTTTCAAATGGTGCATATGCAAAGGTCCCTGCTTTTCTTGGTGGGGTCTCTATTTTCTTCTGTTTCTTGTCTGCTGTGGTGGCCCTTGCACTTGGTGGTTCAGTCGTACCTCGTCAAGTAAAGCCATGGACCGGGTTGCTCCTGGTATATGAGTGGACTTTCACAGCTTTCTTTCTACTTTTTGGAGGCTATTTACATCTAATATACAAATGGGGGAAAATGGTAGCAAGTCAAGGAGGATCCTCTCGTCCTGGTTCTATAGATTATGATTCTGAAAAAG GTCATCAGCGACAAGCGTCTTGTGATGCAGCAACGTGGTATTATGGGCTAGGAATGGCTGTTTTGGCTATAGCTACCCCGGCAGTGCCTTGTATCATGGGGATTACAGCTCTGTTTTCAAG GTTAGGCTTGATGGTTGTGGGAGGTTTAATATTTTCAGCTTTCTTGACATATGCATCCGAGCACCTAGCAATTAGGTCATTTGTACGAGGGCTTGAAGATAGGGATACATCAAGAACAAGGAACTCGTGTTTCTTATGCTAA
- the LOC122587347 gene encoding protein FAR-RED IMPAIRED RESPONSE 1-like encodes MVKFDAIGEKGYFRLAVFEEIHNHLMVPPQYRHLSKQERQLKYAEQLFVYYASVCNIGPTKAHQLYSSMKGCDENVNGTVNDFRNWSRDLNVYISESDSQMLINKMEEKKEYFPGFSFYYMAKDSLLHLLFWADEVARCNYKEFNDFKSFDATYQTNRCNTMFVPFTSIDNRGKCVTFGAGIIHDERQKLTLSCLIVSWRHSVKDAILSIEDEAERDFKQRFDSIIRSSWIPTYFIDTSMFGLMRTTPRSKSENAFFSHFTRSVSNLVNFVSGFESVMLKQRSKQEDLDAKTIKTTREYCTKLKIERDDYRGVWASFCHTRESARLKDCAIQAVEDCNDNLVPDEKLHEEYIEKVKALKSDVEKKVQKTPKKRKEDTMADMIGTRRHDEILINNPPFGSYKGCAKKRRIMGGKEVGIKESQKRKKICINCGGTKHNARMCGKERVTKKQITSTEAE; translated from the exons ATGGTGAAATTTGATGCCATAGGTGAAAAAGGGTATTTCAGACTCGCAGTTTTCGAAGAAATACACAACCACCTAATGGTTCCGCCTCAATACAGACACCTATCAAAGCAGGAAAGGCAGCTCAAATATGCCGAACAACTGTTTGTGTACTATGCATCAGTATGCAATATAGGACCAACCAAGGCACACCAGCTTTATAGTAGCATGAAAGGATGTGACGAAAATGTCAATGGAACTGTAAACGATTTCAGGAATTGGTCACGGGACTTGAATGTTTATATTAGTGAAAGCGATTCACAAATGCTGATAAACAAAatggaagaaaagaaagagtatTTCCCCGGTTTTTCGTTCTACTACATGGCTAAAGATAGCTTGTTGCACTTGTTGTTTTGGGCAGATGAAGTTGCCAGGTGCAACTACAAGGAGTTCAATGACTTTAAGTCATTTGATGCCACATACCAAACAAACAg ATGCAACACGATGTTTGTGCCTTTCACTAGCATAGATAACCGCGGTAAATGTGTTACATTTGGAGCGGGGATCATACACGATGAAAGGCAGAAACTTACACTTAGCTGCTTAATTGTTTCATGGAGGCATTCG GTTAAGGACGCGATTCTAAGTATTGAAGATGAAGCAGAAAGAGATTTTAAACAACGATTTGACAGTATT ATTAGGTCCTCCTGGATACCGACTTATTTTATCGACACCTCAATGTTTGGGCTCATGCGAACGACCCCAAGATCTAAAAGTGAGAATGCCTTCTTCTCCCATTTCACAAGATCGGTTTCAAACTTGGTCAACTTTGTGAGTGGGTTCGAATCGGTGATGCTGAAGCAAAGGTCAAAGCAAGAGGATTTGGATGCCAAGACAATTAAAACCACCAGAGAGTATTGCACAAAGCTCAAAATTGAAAG GGATGACTATAGAGGAGTCTGGGCAAGTTTCTGTCATACCAGAGAATCGGCAAGATTAAAAGACTGTGCAATACAAG CCGTAGAAGATTGCAACGATAACCTTGTACCCGATGAGAAACTGCACGAAGAATATATTGAAAAGGTTAAAGCATTGAAGAGTGATGTTGAGAAGAAAGTGCAAAAGACACCAAAGAAGAGGAAGGAAGATACTATGGCAGATATGATTGGGACCAGGAGGCATGACGAAATCCTTATAAACAACCCACCATTCGGATCATACAAAGGCTGTGCGAAAAAAAGACGAATAATGGGAGGCAAAGAGGTGGGAATAAAAGAAAGCCAGAAGAGAAAGAAGATCTGTATCAACTGTGGAGGTACAAAACACAATGCAAGGATGTGCGGTAAAGAACGAGTTACAAAGAAACAAATCACTTCAACCGAGGCTGAGTAA